The Pan troglodytes isolate AG18354 chromosome 6, NHGRI_mPanTro3-v2.0_pri, whole genome shotgun sequence genomic sequence acagagcgagactccatctcaaaaaacataaataaataaaataaataaaataaaataaaataaaagacgggttttgctctgttgcccaggctggtgctgtggtgcaatcttggctcagcctgtaactcctggcctcaagcgatcctcccaccttggcttctcaaactCTGGGATGACAGATGCATACTACCATACCCCGCCCATCCCCAGTGTCTGGAAAATGTGCCCACTGGAGAAATCTATTGGCCGGATTGTGACTGGTTGGATGCTCCCACggcaggaaagagggaaggacaaGTGGCCACGTCGAGGCCTGCCTGAACTCCAAGGGTATCCAGGCCGAGGTTGCTCAAACCCAgagctgatttatttttatttttatttgtttttattttttgacacagtcttactctgtcgcccaggctggagtgcagcggtgcaatctcggctcactgcaacctccgcctccgggttcaagcgattctcctgcctcaatctctggagtagttgggattacagacacctgccactacgcccagctaatttttgtatttttggtagagacggggttcactatgttggccaggctggtcttgaactcctggtcttaggtgatcctcctgcctcggcctcctaaagtgctgggcttacaggcatgagccaccgtgcctggcctgaacgaAACATTTCTATGCTCCAACTTAAAATGAATGTAGAACTTATTATCTGAGAATGACCCAGGGAAGTCATGGGACTGCCCATATTTTCATGCAATAAAGGGAAAATTCTTcccacaaataaattttataggaCAGTAGAAGCAAATATAGGGCATTCCAATTACATTTCAATGAGTTATTCTTGATGAAGTCCTGGATACACAAAGCCAGCCAGCAAATAGGATTGACCAAAGTCAGAGGATGCTGTGACCACCCCAGggctctttttgtttgtctgtttgagaCGGGTCTCGcttcgttacccaggctggagtgccgtggcacgatctcggctcactgcacccttgacctcctaggcttaagagagtctcccacctctacctcccaagtagctgggatgacaatcataagccaccacacctggctaatttctagaattttttttttcatttttttcatttttttttctttttagccggagtttcactcttgttgcccaggctggagtgcaatggtgcgatcttggctcaacacaacctccgcctccagtgttcaagcaattctcctgcctcagcctcctgaatagctgggtctacaggagagcaccaccacgcccagctaatttttgtatttttagtagagacggggtttcaccatgttggccatgatggtcttgatctcttgacctcgtgatccacctgcctcagcctcccaaagtgctgggattataggtgtgagccacagcacccggccataggccataagctttttttttttttttttttttttttgagacggagtctggctctgtctcccatgttggagtgcagtggcacaatctcggttcactgcaagctccgcctcccgggttcacgccattctcctgcctcaacctctcagtagctgggactacaggcgcccgccaccacgcctggctaagtttttgtatttttagtagagacggggtttcaccatgttagccaggatggtctcgatctcctgaccttgtgatccgcccgcctcagcctcccaaagtgctgggattacaggcgtgagccaccacgcccggcctcagctGTGTTCTTAACTCTATTTTTCCTTCACTGGGGATGGTACCATTTCCCCGTCCTGTTAAGTGCCCTTGACTGCTCTTACCTTTAGCTCTTGGAATTCCGCCATCTACCCTAACTTCACCTCCACCTAAATCCTGCTCACTCTTCAAAGCCTGCCTCTCCACGCATCCTCCCTCCTAACTCCATCCCAATGCCCAACAGCTCTTTGCTAAGCAGATGCCTTTATTTACAGACAAAGAAGTAAACAGGCAAAAGGAAGaggcttgtccaaggtcatgccACAGACTGAACTCTCACTGGGAGGACAGTTCAGGGTCCTGATACCCAATCTAAGGCAGCAGCTTTGTAGCACATCAGGATGGGGGCAGGTCATGCCTGGCCATGTTCACTTCCAGAATGATTATAGCtttaacaacatttttttttttttttgagatggaatctcgctctgttgcccagactggagtgcagtggtgtgatctcggctcactgcaacctctgcctcctgggttcaagcgattctcctgcctcagcctccggagtagctgggattataggcatgagccaccatgcccggctaatttttgtagttttagtagagagggggttttgccattttggccaggctggtcttgaactcctgacctcaggtgatccacctgccttggcttcccaaagtgttgggattatgggcatgagccaccacgcccagcctactatAGCtttaaccatctttttttttttttttttttttttttttgagattgagtctcgctgtgttgcccaggccggagtactgtggtgtgatctcagctcactgcaacctccgcctcctgggttcaagcaagtctcctgcctcagcctcccaaatagctgggattacaggcacatgccaccatgcccggctaattaacaacattattttttaatttttgtagaaatgaagtctcactatgttgcccaggctggtcttcaactcctgggctcaaacgatcctcccaccttggcctcccaaagtgctgggattacaggcgtgaggcactgcgctgGGCCCAGAACTACCTTTTATTGGAGGCATGGAGTCCACAGTGGGTGGAGGTCTCAGTGCCTTGGGCTCAGGGGCTCAGCGAAAGGCCGCGGCCAAGCCTAGATGAAGGTGAGGCAGGTGGAAGCGGGGACCCCACAGCTTTCCTTGTGCTCCTCGAAGAGCTGCTCCAGGGCCATCATGTAGAGGGCGTGATAGTGATTGACTTCCTCCTCGGTGGGGTGGAGGCGCTGGGGGACAGGGATGGGGCGGCCcactgcagggagagggagacaggtgGGCGAGGGATCCCTGATGCCCACGCAGCTGCTGGTGGCCGTCCCCCCGGAGGTGGGCACTCACCCACAGTGGTGATGGGCACAGCAAAGGGCAGCAGGCCCCAGGAGGTGGCTGAGAAGAGACCACGACCCCAGAAGATGCAAGGAGAGAAGCCCATGAACTTCTTGAAGGTGAGCTGGCACCAATGCTGCCAGGAGCCTGTGGCAAAAGCCTTAAGTCTAAAGATGTCATTCTCCCCAAAGGAGTACACGGGCACCAGGGACGCCCtgggaaggagcaagagagaagaggGGGCTCAGGCTGCTGGACTGCTCCGAGATGGGCACCCCCAGGGGCTACAAGTCCTTCCCACTACGTCCAGATGCTACCTCCCAGGGTCATTCAAAGCACATGACTATGGCTACAAAGAAAGATCTAGAAGACAGGACTcgcatttctttctctttctttgttttagagagagggtcttgtaaccacacctgtaatcccagcattttgggaggccacggcggggggatcatttgaggtcaggagttggagaccagcctggccaacatggtgaaacccccgtctctgcaaaaacataaaaattagccaggtgtggagatgggtacctataattccagctactacagaggctgaggcacaagaatcgcttgaacctgggaggcagaggttgcagtgagctaagatcacaccactgcacttcagtctgggtgacagagtgagactttgtctcaaaaaataaataggctgggtgcagtggctcatgcctataatcccaataccttggaaggctgaggtgggtggatcacctgaggtcaggagttcgagaccaccctgaccaatatggtgaaaccccatctctacttaaaatacaaaaattagccagatgtggtgacgtgcacctgtagtcccaggtacttcagaggctgagacaggagaactgcttgaactcgggaggtggaggttgcagcgagccaagatcgcaccactgcactccagcctgggtgacagagcaagactccatctccaaaaattaaaaattagaaattttaaaataaataaataatttaaaaaattttaaaagagacaaggccttgctctcttgcccaggctggagggcagtggtgcaatcatagctcactgcagcctcaaccttctccgctcaagccatcctcccacctcagcctcccgaacagctgaaACTTcgggcgtgcactaccacacttggctaatttattttattttatttttgtagagatgatgtctccctatgttgcccaggctggtcttgaactcctggcttcaagtgatcttcctgccttggcctcccaaagcactgggattgcaagtgtgaaccaccacgcccagctgggaCTCACATTTCTTGAGACACAGTTGTGTAGTGGGCCTTCTCATAGTCATTTTCTCATTCGGTCTTTGCAATAACAACATCGTGGCAAGGTAGGTATCAGCCTTCTTCGCAAGTAAAGAAACAAgtccggccgggcacggtggctcacgcctataatcccagcactttggaaggccaaggtgggcggatcacttgaggccaggaattcgagaccagcctggccaaaatggtgaaaccccgtctctactaaaaatacaaaaattagcccggagtggtggtgggtgcctgtagtcccaactactcgggaggctgaggcaggagaatcatttgaacccgggaggcggaggttgcagtgagccgagaccacgcctttgcactccagcctgggcgacagagcgagactcagtctcaacaacaataacaaaaaaagaaacaagtgcaAGGTCTTGCCTTTGAGTTGGGGTCAGAGAGGGAAGCCAGGGCTTCTGAGACCGAGGGCCCTGCTATTTGCATTATGGTCCTGTCTCCACGGATGTGGGAGGGAGCCTAGGGTAAGCGGGCCCCATGTTTGGTACCGAGTCATGCCCTGGAGAGCCCACGTGGGCCTCGGTGCAGGGCAGGGCGCTGGTCTCTGGGCACCCAGATCCCCCCTGCAGGGACCTAGATGTCTGGGGACTGAGAGAGGGCATAAACCAGCAGAGAACTGACAGGTAGGGCCTGCACGCGCACTCACCCGTGCCTCAGCGCCAGGCGCACGAAGCCTTTGCGCTTCTGGAGCGTTAGGCAGTGCTCCCCGGGGACTGAATACAGGGCCTCATGCGCACCCCCAACCATGATGACCACGGCCTGCCCGAGCTGGGGCTGGGACAGGATGAAGTCCAGGCTCTGGCGGCTCACGGGACAGAGTCCTGTGGGCAGGAGGAGGTGGAAAGTAGTTCCCATCTGCCTCCACGGCACCCCCGCCCCTCACCCAGCCTTTAGTTCCAAGCCCCCTACCCCCATCTCCAAGGCGGGGAACCTACCCAAATGCTCGCTGCAAGTCTGGGCAGTGCTCAGGCTGGCCCCTGTCCTGGGTGGGGGACTTATTATGGGGGGGTGGTCCCAGAGGGGCTGGGGAACATCTGGTCAGGAGTCTCCTCCCGTTCTCCTCCTCCCATTCGGCTCACCAAAGGACATGATGTAGTCGCGATAGACCGGGAGGTAGAAGAGGCCAGCCAGCACGGCTAACCAGGGCCGGAGCCCCGGGAAGAGCTGGGAGAAGCCATTGCTCTCGGTGGAGAAATTACAGAGGAAGCCTGTACACATGATCCCATGAGGGTGGGCGCCCAGCACGTAGTTCCGATCCGGGGGCAGCTCTGCCGTTTTCACCAGCTTCGGGGTGTTGAGCAGGATGAAGGGAGGATGGAAGGCAAGACACCGGCTAAAAAGAGGGGCCCTCCACCCCAACAGAGTTCCGAGTTAAAGGTTCTTAGGATAGGGTCAAGGGCCACCCCAACAGAGTTCTGAGTTAAAGGTTCTTAGGATAGGGTTAAGGgcccaggtttttttgtttttttgtttttgagatggagtcttgctctgtagcccaggctgaagtgcagtggcacgatctcggctcactgcaacctccacctcttggtcccggttcaagctatcctcctgcctcagcctcccgagtagctgggattacaggcatgcgaaactatgcccagctaatttttgtatttttagtagagacgcagtttcaccatattggccaggttggtcttgaactcctgacttcgtgatctgcctgccttggcctcccacagtgctgggattacaggcgtaagccacctcacccactctctcttttttttttttctttttttgaggcagagttttgctcctgttgcccaggctggagtgcaatggcatcatctcagctcaccacaacctccgcctccctggttcaagcaattctcctgcctcagcctccagagtagctgggattacaggcatgtgccatcatgtccggctaatttgtttggtatttttagtagagatggggtttctccatgttggtcaggctggtctcgaactcctgaccttaggtgatccacccacctcagcctcccaaagtgctgggattaaaggcttgagccaccacaaccacctttttttttttttttttttttttttttttagagacagggtctcactctgttgctcaggctggagtacagtggcgcaatcatggctcactacagcctccaactcctgggctcaagcaatcctcccacctcggcctcccaaagtgcttggattacaggcatgagccatggtgccccaCCAAGGCCCCACTCTTGAACATCATCCActcccaggccgggcgcggtggctcaaggctgtaatcccagcactttgggaggccgaggtggctggatcacttgaggccaggagtttgagaccagcctggccaacatgttgaaaccctgtctctactaaactacaaaaattagccgggcatggtggcgggcacctataatcccagctactagggaggctgaggcatgagaatagcttgaacctaggaggcggaggttgcaatgagctgagattgcaccactgcactccagcctcggtgacaggagactcagtctaaaaaaaaaaaaaatccattccctGTCCCACTGCCTGAGCTTAGGCAGCGGAGAGCTCAGGCCCCAGCACAAGGAAGGGCTCCTAGGtgtgggagggagatggggagaggtAGGAAGCAGTGTTTCTGCAGGGTGACCCATCACCTTGACAGGATAATAATCCCTTAGTTGTCTCCAAATTGCCCAGTTCCTTATCCACTCCGAACGCCTTCCACCTGCGGACAATGAGATACTGGTGGGCGAAACCCCGGAGtcacctcccctcaccccccatgTCCCCACCATCTCTGGCTACCTGGGCCCCCGTCCGGAGCTCACCTTGGTTGGGTGTGTCCCAGTCCACATAGAGCCACACCAAGTAAAAAACAGAGAAGGGCCAGAGTGACGTGAAGAGGAGGACAAAGacaagaagggagaagaaagggcctgggggaagagagagaaagaaaagagttcACTTCTGAAACTCCATCATTCCCTCCAGctgctcccttcccttcctccccttcagAACAACCAGCTATCTCCTCTGGCCCTCTCCCAGACCAGTCACCTGGTCACTGTCCTCAGGCATGCAAGCCAGCAGCCCAGCCACTCTCCCTCCAAGCCCTACTCCCCTGGCAGACCCCAGGCACCCACGCCTTCCCAGCTCTCACCCATGAAGAGGAAAGTGAGCACATATTGGTAGGCGCCCACTGCTTCTAGATGCTGCTTCTGCAGGGTTTTGGAAGTGGTTGGGGGCAGCAGGGTTGTGGCAACTCCCATTGCAGAAGCTCCCCTCTTCCAGCAAGATCCCAGAACCCGGAGGACAAATGATGAAGGCTTGGATGTGGACCTGGGCAGACTTTCTCCCTACAGGAGCCCAGCTTTGGGGGCCTGGCTAAGTCGCAAATCACCTCCCAGAGTAGCGTGTGTCCGTAGGTGTGTGAGTGGGGAGATCTTTGGATCCAGAGCCCCAGATGTCTCTGGGTTTTTTCTCAGCCTGATCTTTGAACTTCCTGTCAGTCACCAGTCTGGGCTGGCtgctgggtggggctgggaggcGTAAGGGGTGTGCAAGGGAGAGGTGACACCCGAGTGCCTCAGGAATTGATGTTGGAGTGGACAAGAGTGATCTGGCTAGCCCCACCCACTGGGTCCCAGGCGCTGGAAGGGGCCAGGAGCCCTGCTGAGACTATTTGACCTCcagttggggtgggggcagggcctgGTCCGGGGCATCTCCAGGAACGTCAAGGTCACCACCCCTGCCTGGACCTCCCCCgccatgcacaaacacacacaggctGCAGGTCTGTTtcccactttaatttttttctttttcttttcttttttttcttttttctttttttttcacacgttgtctcggtcacccaggctggagtgcagtggcacgatctcggctcactgcaacctccgcctcccgggttcaaacgattctcctgcctcagcctcctgagtagctaggattacaggcgcgccaccacgtctggctactttttttttttttttttttggatttttaatggagatggggtttcaccatgatggccaggctggtctcgaactcctgacctcaagtgatccacccgcctcggcctcccaaagtgctggaatcacaggcgtgagccaccgtgcccggccgccaGTCTTTAATTTCACTTCCCCACCTGCAGTCACCCAGCGGACAGGCGAGGCCAGGCGGTGGGGCGCGCCTCCGTGAGGACCAGGTGTCTGTCGGCGGGGACACCATAGCGCGCCTGGTGCTCCTCGAAGAGCTGCGTGAGTCGCCCCACGTAGCGCGCTTGCAGCGTGTCCACCTGGGCCGGACTGGGCGGGGGGCTCTGCTGCACGGGAATCGCCGACCCCACTGCGGGCGGGACGGGAGGCGATCTGGGCTGGGATCCCCGGttctcctcctcttttcctccttgGGGACAGGCGGGAACAGAGTTCAGGGCTGGCGCGGTGGCCAAAGGCCAGTCTGGGTGGCGAGGCCCCAACCCGGGACGGGGAGGGAGCGGGCCCTGGGCCAGGATCGCGGGGCGGAGGCCGGGGCTCACCGACGGTGCGGATGGGCGCGCGGAAGGGCAGCGGGAGGCCCCGGCGGCCCAGGAACAGCTGCAGGGCCACGCTTAGCAGCGGACGCAGAGCCTCCTGCGTCCTCTGCACCCACGAGCTCTGCGGGTTCGGCAACTGCTGGAAGAGCTCATTCTCCCTGGAGAAGACAGGCACTAGGGAGGCCGCAGGAGAGCATGGCGCGGCTGACTCCTGGCCCCGGGGTCCGCGGGTGGCGCCACTCTCCTCCTCCCCGGCCCGGCAGCCCTGGGGCGTCCCCACCGGGTCACGCTCGGGTCCTCACTCGAGTTCCAGAGCTGACTTAACCAATCTCTTCTGATTCCGAATCGGCAAGCTCAGTTGTCCGGGTTTTGCCTCCAGCGCCTGCAGGGGCCCTCCCACGCCAGGACAGCCACCTGGCCACCACTGAGGCAGCGGGACCTTGACAAAGGAGACCAAACCTGGGGGGATGGCAGAAGCTGGGGGACCCAACGCCTGggtcttatttacttatttatttagggacggagtcttgctctgttgcccaggctggagtacagtggcctgatcttggttcactgcatccttgaccttcagggctcaagtgaccctcccacctcaagcctcccagtagctgggaccgcaggtgtgtaccaccacacctggctaaatttttgtttttgttttttcttgtgtagagatggggtttcactgtgttgcccaggctggtcttgaactcctggccttaagcgatcctctcgcctgcgcctcccaagtgctgggattacaggtgtgaaccaccgcacc encodes the following:
- the MOGAT3 gene encoding 2-acylglycerol O-acyltransferase 3 isoform X3, whose translation is MGVATTLLPPTTSKTLQKQHLEAVGAYQYVLTFLFMGPFFSLLVFVLLFTSLWPFSVFYLVWLYVDWDTPNQGGRRSEWIRNWAIWRQLRDYYPVKLVKTAELPPDRNYVLGAHPHGIMCTGFLCNFSTESNGFSQLFPGLRPWLAVLAGLFYLPVYRDYIMSFGLCPVSRQSLDFILSQPQLGQAVVIMVGGAHEALYSVPGEHCLTLQKRKGFVRLALRHGGPPHPCPPAPPPHRGGSQSLSRPLHDGPGAALRGAQGKLWGPRFHLPHLHLGLAAAFR
- the MOGAT3 gene encoding 2-acylglycerol O-acyltransferase 3 isoform X2 yields the protein MGVATTLLPPTTSKTLQKQHLEAVGAYQYVLTFLFMGPFFSLLVFVLLFTSLWPFSVFYLVWLYVDWDTPNQGGRRSEWIRNWAIWRQLRDYYPVKLVKTAELPPDRNYVLGAHPHGIMCTGFLCNFSTESNGFSQLFPGLRPWLAVLAGLFYLPVYRDYIMSFGLCPVSRQSLDFILSQPQLGQAVVIMVGGAHEALYSVPGEHCLTLQKRKGFVRLALRHGASLVPVYSFGENDIFRLKAFATGSWQHWCQLTFKKFMGFSPCIFWGRGLFSATSWGLLPFAVPITTVVGRPIPVPQRLHPTEEEVNHYHALYMMALEQLFEEHKESCGVPASTCLTFI
- the LOC134810628 gene encoding putative diacylglycerol O-acyltransferase 2-like protein DGAT2L7P, with the protein product MLAKHTQGWSPQICLGLQLGSLRHFRDYFPLSVRTWAVGCWVRLGLQNRLLGPPSPKVQSPRWGGVRPSAPQLVKTAKLGTSWNYLFDFHPHGVLVVGAFANFCTEPTGCSCLFPKLPPHLLMLPCWFHLLFFQDYIMSGASAIPPGLVSFVKVPLPQWWPGGCPGVGGPLQALEAKPGQLSLPIRNQKRLVKSALELEENELFQQLPNPQSSWVQRTQEALRPLLSVALQLFLGRRGLPLPFRAPIRTVVGSAIPVQQSPPPSPAQVDTLQARYVGRLTQLFEEHQARYGVPADRHLVLTEARPTAWPRLSAG
- the MOGAT3 gene encoding 2-acylglycerol O-acyltransferase 3 isoform X1, with the translated sequence MGVATTLLPPTTSKTLQKQHLEAVGAYQYVLTFLFMGPFFSLLVFVLLFTSLWPFSVFYLVWLYVDWDTPNQGGRRSEWIRNWAIWRQLRDYYPVKLVKTAELPPDRNYVLGAHPHGIMCTGFLCNFSTESNGFSQLFPGLRPWLAVLAGLFYLPVYRDYIMSFGLCPVSRQSLDFILSQPQLGQAVVIMVGGAHEALYSVPGEHCLTLQKRKGFVRLALRHGASLVPVYSFGENDIFRLKAFATGSWQHWCQLTFKKFMGFSPCIFWGRGLFSATSWGLLPFAVPITTVGECPPPGGRPPAAAWASGIPRPPVSLSLQWAAPSLSPSASTPPRRKSITITPST